In one Shinella zoogloeoides genomic region, the following are encoded:
- a CDS encoding sugar ABC transporter ATP-binding protein → MATTARLKFTGITKTFPGVKALTDVSFDVLPGEIHALLGENGAGKSTLLKILSGVQRATSGEFYVDGIVTQFRRPEDARAAGIAMIHQELQQVPNLTVAQNMFLGHPLKRVGGLLVDRREQERRAAEALAMIDPSIDPARPIHELKVAQRQIVEIARALLDNSKIIAMDEPTSSLTPSEFESLAVIVEKLAASGVSIIYVSHKMDEVFRICHRGTVMRDGQVVGVADLRTARQEDVIAMMVGRELMHEEHHSHAKDEVRLEIRDLCAARTHVRDVSFDVRRGEVLGIAGLVGSGRTELLRLLAGVDPIAKGSVKFDGKVLDLANPRAAIAAGIGLLPEERKREGIIPIRPVSTNMALPSLGKFSTGGIVRHSGIRKRAEELLKRVNLRPFQIDRPIKLFSGGNQQKAIIARWLAAGSQVLLFDEPTRGIDVGAKSEIYHLIEELAAEGRTVIVVSSELPEVMRVSDRVLVMRNGRIAATLARAALSEQAIVMHAVGETGGNTETKQEHRHV, encoded by the coding sequence ATGGCAACGACCGCAAGACTGAAATTCACCGGCATCACGAAGACCTTTCCCGGCGTGAAGGCGCTGACGGACGTGTCCTTTGATGTCCTGCCGGGCGAGATCCACGCGCTTCTCGGCGAGAACGGCGCGGGAAAGTCGACGCTTCTGAAAATCCTGTCCGGCGTGCAGCGCGCGACGAGCGGTGAATTCTACGTCGATGGCATCGTTACGCAGTTCCGTCGCCCGGAAGATGCGCGTGCTGCCGGCATCGCGATGATCCATCAGGAACTTCAGCAGGTGCCGAACCTGACGGTCGCGCAGAACATGTTCCTCGGACACCCACTGAAGCGTGTCGGCGGCTTGCTGGTCGACCGGCGCGAGCAGGAACGGCGCGCGGCCGAGGCTCTGGCGATGATCGATCCCTCGATCGACCCCGCCCGTCCGATCCACGAATTGAAGGTGGCGCAGCGCCAGATCGTCGAGATCGCGCGGGCGTTGCTCGACAATTCGAAGATCATCGCCATGGACGAGCCGACCTCCAGCCTGACGCCATCGGAATTCGAAAGCCTCGCCGTCATCGTCGAGAAGCTTGCCGCCTCTGGCGTTTCGATCATCTACGTGTCCCACAAGATGGACGAGGTCTTCCGCATCTGCCATCGTGGCACGGTCATGCGCGACGGGCAGGTGGTCGGCGTCGCCGATCTGCGCACCGCGCGGCAAGAAGACGTCATCGCCATGATGGTCGGCCGCGAACTGATGCACGAGGAGCATCATTCCCATGCGAAGGACGAGGTGCGCCTCGAAATCCGCGATCTTTGCGCGGCGCGGACGCATGTGCGCGATGTCTCGTTCGACGTGCGCCGCGGCGAAGTCCTCGGCATTGCCGGCCTCGTCGGCTCCGGCCGCACTGAGCTGCTGCGCCTCCTCGCCGGCGTCGATCCCATCGCCAAGGGAAGCGTCAAGTTCGACGGCAAGGTCCTGGACCTCGCCAATCCGCGCGCGGCCATAGCCGCCGGCATTGGCCTTCTGCCGGAAGAGCGCAAGCGCGAAGGCATCATCCCGATCCGGCCGGTCTCGACCAACATGGCGCTGCCTTCACTTGGAAAATTTTCCACCGGTGGCATCGTGCGCCACTCCGGCATCCGTAAGCGCGCCGAGGAGCTTTTGAAGCGCGTCAACCTGCGTCCCTTCCAGATCGACCGCCCGATCAAGCTGTTCAGCGGCGGCAACCAGCAGAAGGCCATCATCGCCCGATGGCTCGCCGCCGGCTCGCAGGTCCTGCTGTTCGATGAGCCGACGCGCGGCATCGACGTCGGCGCGAAGTCGGAGATCTATCACCTCATCGAGGAGCTTGCGGCGGAAGGGCGCACCGTCATCGTCGTCTCCTCCGAACTGCCGGAGGTCATGCGCGTCTCCGACCGGGTCTTGGTCATGCGCAACGGCCGCATCGCCGCCACGCTCGCCCGCGCCGCGCTCTCGGAGCAGGCCATCGTCATGCACGCCGTCGGCGAGACCGGCGGAAACACCGAAACCAAGCAGGAGCATCGTCATGTCTGA
- a CDS encoding ABC transporter permease produces MSDIASNAPARSSRLFSSISVRDAGTLIGLVIIMAVFAVLVPGFISERNLINILQQSSINACLALGMTLVIISGGIDLSVGPTAAIAAVISATLLVAGYPIPLAIIAGLGIGVLCGLVNGVLVAYVGLQPFIVTLGTLSTYRAIALIYTGGNPVLGIPPGFRSIFNGSLFGIPSSVVIVTAVALVAWVLLKKTPIGEYLLAVGGNEEAAYVSGVPIALTKVTAYVISGTLAALASLILIGRLGAAEPILGNLWELDAIAAAAIGGASLMGGKGSIIGTILGAIILGAMRNGLTLMNVQAFYQLLATGLIILVAMMIDRMTRGRG; encoded by the coding sequence ATGTCTGATATCGCCTCGAACGCCCCTGCGCGTTCTTCCCGGCTGTTTTCCTCCATCTCCGTCCGCGACGCGGGAACGCTGATCGGCCTCGTCATCATCATGGCCGTCTTCGCCGTGCTGGTGCCGGGCTTCATCTCCGAGCGGAACCTGATCAACATCCTCCAGCAGTCGAGCATCAATGCGTGCCTGGCACTCGGCATGACGCTGGTCATCATTTCCGGCGGCATCGATCTTTCGGTCGGCCCGACGGCGGCGATCGCGGCCGTCATCAGCGCGACGCTGCTCGTCGCGGGGTATCCCATTCCATTGGCGATCATCGCCGGACTCGGCATCGGCGTGCTCTGCGGCCTCGTCAACGGTGTGCTGGTCGCCTATGTCGGGCTCCAGCCGTTCATCGTCACGCTCGGTACGCTCAGCACCTACCGCGCCATCGCGCTGATCTATACCGGCGGCAATCCGGTTCTCGGCATTCCGCCGGGTTTCCGGTCGATCTTCAATGGATCCCTCTTCGGGATTCCGAGTTCCGTCGTCATCGTCACAGCTGTCGCGCTGGTGGCATGGGTGCTTCTGAAGAAGACGCCCATCGGCGAATACTTGCTGGCTGTCGGCGGCAATGAGGAGGCGGCCTATGTCTCTGGCGTGCCGATCGCGCTCACCAAGGTCACAGCCTACGTGATTTCCGGAACGCTTGCCGCACTCGCCTCACTGATCCTGATCGGCCGCCTCGGCGCTGCCGAACCGATCCTTGGCAACCTCTGGGAGCTTGACGCCATTGCGGCGGCGGCCATCGGTGGCGCGTCTCTCATGGGCGGGAAAGGCTCCATCATTGGCACCATCCTGGGTGCGATCATACTAGGCGCGATGCGGAACGGTTTGACGTTGATGAACGTGCAGGCTTTCTATCAACTGCTCGCAACCGGTCTTATAATCCTTGTCGCGATGATGATCGATCGCATGACAAGGGGACGTGGATGA
- a CDS encoding MurR/RpiR family transcriptional regulator, which yields MNLETDLKAVGPRIRMMMPNLTPLEARVVETVFALRTFDDETSLKEIASEAGVSEAMVVKITKKLGFAGYREFRSAVAQYNRLPTAEMHQELSLEDTSREIVQKVFRTSIQALEETLAIMDIEAFDRAADLIYGARQRDFYGVGGSAQIARDVAHKFLRIGVRSSVYDDSHMMLMSAALLGSDDVAIGFSHSGNTVAVIEAIQLARRNGARTIAITNYNASPLAQHADVVLCSTAQGSPLMGENAAARIAQLNILDAIFVAVAQRDYKAAERGLAKTMSAVASKRKDKFL from the coding sequence ATGAATCTGGAAACCGACCTGAAAGCCGTTGGACCGCGCATCAGGATGATGATGCCGAACCTGACCCCACTGGAGGCGCGCGTGGTGGAGACCGTCTTCGCGCTTCGAACCTTCGATGACGAGACGTCACTGAAGGAGATCGCCAGTGAGGCGGGCGTTTCCGAGGCCATGGTCGTGAAGATCACCAAGAAGCTCGGCTTCGCCGGCTACCGTGAATTTCGCAGCGCGGTCGCTCAATACAATCGTCTGCCGACGGCGGAAATGCACCAGGAGCTTTCGCTGGAGGACACCTCCCGGGAGATCGTCCAGAAGGTGTTTCGGACGTCGATCCAGGCGCTGGAAGAGACCTTGGCCATCATGGACATCGAGGCCTTCGACCGGGCGGCCGATCTGATCTACGGCGCGCGTCAGCGCGATTTCTACGGCGTTGGCGGCTCCGCGCAGATCGCTCGGGACGTGGCGCACAAGTTCCTGAGGATCGGCGTGCGCTCAAGCGTCTACGACGACTCGCACATGATGCTGATGTCGGCGGCGCTGCTTGGCTCCGACGACGTCGCCATTGGGTTTTCTCATTCGGGCAACACGGTCGCGGTCATCGAGGCGATCCAGCTTGCCCGCCGCAATGGTGCCCGCACCATTGCGATCACCAACTACAATGCTTCGCCGCTCGCGCAGCATGCGGATGTCGTTCTCTGTTCAACCGCTCAGGGCTCGCCTCTGATGGGAGAAAACGCCGCCGCCCGCATTGCGCAACTCAACATTCTCGACGCCATCTTCGTCGCCGTCGCCCAGCGCGACTATAAGGCCGCCGAGCGCGGGCTTGCCAAGACGATGTCGGCGGTCGCCTCCAAGCGCAAGGACAAATTCCTATGA
- a CDS encoding PfkB family carbohydrate kinase, with protein MTIAAPSVVVFGSLHYDIIVKGPHRPRKGETVAGSAWYPKCGGKGGNQAVSAARHGVTSAMIGAVAEDSFGNALKANLDAHGVDIRSVRTVAGEGSGMSVAIFDAEGDYGAVIVSGSNLALGEEDVSAAAELFVGGSVLVLQNEVPDAANVLAAQAMKKAGGRVVLNAAPARLPSPELAALVDVVVVNAVEAEELAEVPEVNSLDTALAAARILAKHYPAAVVTAGGDGVAFVQSDGYEAKIPAIKVELVSTHGAGDEFIGALAAELARGATLERAVNSGNEAAARLVSSPHA; from the coding sequence ATGACCATCGCAGCCCCTTCCGTTGTCGTGTTCGGTAGCCTTCACTACGATATCATCGTGAAGGGGCCGCACCGCCCCAGGAAGGGTGAGACTGTGGCTGGCTCCGCCTGGTATCCGAAATGCGGGGGCAAAGGTGGGAACCAGGCGGTTTCCGCGGCAAGACACGGCGTGACGTCTGCCATGATCGGCGCGGTCGCCGAAGATTCCTTCGGCAATGCCCTGAAGGCGAACCTCGATGCGCATGGCGTAGATATTCGATCGGTAAGGACGGTCGCGGGCGAGGGGTCCGGCATGAGTGTTGCTATCTTCGACGCGGAAGGCGACTATGGCGCAGTGATTGTTTCCGGCAGCAATCTCGCTCTTGGCGAGGAGGACGTCTCGGCCGCAGCGGAGCTGTTCGTGGGCGGCTCCGTCCTTGTTCTGCAGAACGAGGTGCCGGATGCGGCGAATGTGCTTGCGGCACAAGCGATGAAGAAGGCCGGGGGGCGTGTCGTGCTCAATGCAGCGCCTGCCCGGTTGCCCTCACCCGAACTGGCGGCACTTGTGGACGTCGTCGTCGTCAACGCGGTGGAGGCGGAAGAGCTTGCCGAAGTACCGGAAGTGAATTCCCTCGATACGGCCTTGGCGGCTGCTCGCATTCTGGCCAAACATTATCCCGCCGCCGTTGTCACTGCCGGCGGTGATGGTGTGGCTTTCGTGCAGTCCGACGGCTACGAGGCGAAGATTCCTGCGATCAAGGTCGAGCTCGTAAGCACCCACGGCGCCGGCGACGAGTTCATCGGCGCGCTCGCAGCCGAACTGGCGCGGGGCGCAACGTTGGAGCGCGCGGTGAATAGCGGCAACGAAGCTGCTGCCCGCCTGGTCAGCTCACCTCACGCGTGA